Proteins encoded by one window of Hafnia alvei:
- the hemD gene encoding uroporphyrinogen-III synthase, producing the protein MSILVTRPSPAGEELVSRLRTLGRAAYHAPLIDFTPGTGLAALPDLLAQLQQGDLVFVLSKHAVRYAHSYLQRSAIAWPRELNYFAIGRPTALRLHTATGLPVAYPQPPETSESLLLLPELRNIAGKQALILRGNGGRELLAETLTQRGVSVTLSECYQRCAIHYNGAEQSAHWRRQGISTLVVTSGEMLQQLYDLVPDYDRQMWLLHCRLIVVSERLATLAQELGWKDIQVAESADNDALIRALQ; encoded by the coding sequence ATGAGTATCCTGGTAACTCGCCCATCACCTGCGGGTGAGGAATTAGTCAGTAGACTACGAACCCTAGGGCGAGCGGCCTATCATGCTCCATTAATCGATTTTACTCCGGGAACTGGCCTCGCTGCGCTACCAGACCTTCTGGCACAGCTTCAGCAAGGCGATTTAGTTTTTGTTCTATCGAAGCACGCAGTACGCTATGCGCATTCGTATCTACAACGATCCGCGATAGCATGGCCACGCGAACTCAACTATTTTGCCATTGGCCGCCCAACCGCGCTGCGTTTACATACGGCGACAGGTTTGCCGGTTGCCTACCCTCAACCTCCCGAAACGTCTGAATCTTTGCTATTGCTACCAGAACTGAGAAATATCGCGGGTAAGCAGGCATTAATTCTGCGCGGCAACGGTGGACGAGAGCTGTTGGCAGAAACATTGACCCAACGCGGCGTGAGCGTAACACTGTCAGAATGCTACCAACGTTGTGCTATCCACTATAATGGTGCAGAGCAAAGCGCACATTGGCGACGACAGGGCATTTCAACGCTGGTCGTGACAAGTGGCGAAATGCTGCAACAACTGTATGATTTAGTTCCTGATTACGATCGGCAAATGTGGTTACTACATTGCCGCTTGATTGTGGTTAGCGAACGGTTGGCTACCCTCGCCCAGGAATTGGGCTGGAAAGACATTCAGGTAGCTGAAAGTGCTGATAATGACGCGCTGATCCGCGCGCTACAATAA